The Parashewanella spongiae genome has a window encoding:
- a CDS encoding 3-deoxy-7-phosphoheptulonate synthase — translation MKNAISPVNEPAEISCSAANDIVTRRIFSPSDLKKQFNLDSELKFQIQTQRNQIKNILNGNDDRLLIVVGPCSIHDEKAAIEYGTFLADFSKTVSDKMLLVMRAYVEKPRTNIGWKGFAYDPDRDGIGNIEQGVLRSRQLMIKLAKLGLPLSTEALNPLVITYLDDLISWTAIGARTSESQIHREMVSNLNMPVGIKNNTNGSIDTAVNAMISSKHSHHTLGIDDDGHIAMINTPCNPHTHLVLRGGKNASGVSLTNFDALSISESSKSLEQSGMNTKVMIDCSHDNAQKQHHRQIEIAKNVVTQRCNGNMNVMGLMLESFLKEGNQSMNGELIYGKSITDPCISWNQTKGLLAELSQQMN, via the coding sequence ATGAAAAATGCTATCAGCCCAGTAAATGAGCCAGCTGAAATTAGTTGTTCTGCCGCAAACGATATTGTCACGCGCAGAATATTTAGCCCTAGCGATTTAAAAAAGCAGTTTAATTTAGATTCTGAACTTAAATTTCAAATTCAAACTCAACGCAATCAAATTAAAAATATTCTTAACGGTAACGATGACCGATTACTAATTGTTGTTGGTCCTTGCTCAATTCACGACGAAAAAGCAGCCATTGAATACGGAACCTTTTTAGCCGATTTTAGTAAAACCGTTTCTGATAAAATGCTGCTTGTAATGCGTGCCTATGTTGAAAAACCAAGAACAAACATAGGTTGGAAAGGTTTTGCTTACGATCCTGATCGTGATGGTATTGGCAATATTGAACAAGGAGTTCTCCGCTCTCGCCAACTCATGATAAAACTAGCAAAGCTTGGATTACCTTTGTCGACAGAAGCTTTAAACCCACTGGTAATAACTTATCTAGATGACTTAATAAGTTGGACAGCAATTGGAGCTCGCACTTCGGAATCGCAAATACATCGTGAAATGGTGAGCAACCTCAACATGCCGGTCGGAATTAAAAATAACACCAACGGTTCAATTGATACTGCAGTTAATGCCATGATTTCATCTAAACATAGCCACCACACGCTAGGTATAGACGATGATGGTCATATTGCGATGATAAACACCCCATGTAATCCACATACTCATCTGGTTTTACGTGGCGGAAAAAACGCATCCGGTGTGTCACTCACAAATTTTGATGCTTTAAGTATTTCTGAATCATCAAAATCATTGGAACAATCGGGAATGAATACGAAAGTAATGATTGACTGCAGCCACGATAATGCGCAAAAACAACACCATAGACAAATTGAAATAGCCAAAAATGTCGTCACACAACGATGTAATGGAAACATGAATGTCATGGGACTTATGCTTGAAAGCTTTCTAAAAGAAGGCAATCAAAGTATGAATGGAGAGTTGATTTATGGAAAATCAATTACCGATCCTTGTATTAGCTGGAACCAAACAAAAGGTCTATTGGCAGAGTTATCCCAACAAATGAACTGA